Within the Plectropomus leopardus isolate mb unplaced genomic scaffold, YSFRI_Pleo_2.0 unplaced_scaffold17861, whole genome shotgun sequence genome, the region TCTAAATACTCCGGTACGGTAGGTGTCGATATTCGCCAAAAATACACAAGGAAGAAGAACAACTGAACATCAGCGCTGGTGCCCTGAATTAGCCGGAGGACCGTACTGCAGTCGTTTAGATGACTGTTTCATTTGTAATCAAGAAACAATGTCTTCAGTTGAGTATTTGAGAGAGTTTGTCAACGAGCGGCTGGCTGTTACTGCTGAAGAAATATTCGgagtttttaaacaaactatCGTCGAGTATGAAGAAGAGATCGACCGTCAGCGCAGGCTGCTGGAAAACGTTTGGAAACCTGAAATAAATGTACACAGGATAGGTGTGTAAAACTTTAATAGTCTCTTGAGAATCTATTAGGAATATGGATATATGTACGTATAtatggatatgtgtgtgtttgattgtaaATGCGTGAGTGTAATTATGtaagtgtatgtatgtgtataaacATGTTAGAAATGAAGTTAATGAATTGAGGAGTAACTGAGAAGATGTAAGAAATAATACCTTTATACATCCTCCTACTCTTTTCTGAACACGTAAGATCTAATTCTTTTGGTTATTTGAGTCTATTCATGATCGCCTTGctcaattattgttattttgcttttttttttttttaaaataatttttgttttatttgttttgttcgAAATAAATACCAATCAAACCACATGGACTATATTCCCATGTACAAAGGGTATTAGTGTAAGTCTATTGGTGAATGGTGGTATGTATATTTTAGCCTATATATTGTggtgtgttattattattattttacatttattaaatcaGGGAAGGCCATTGaatcaagctgtttttttacaaagacgtcctgattacattacatataaaaacaaaaaaaaaagcacattacaATATACATGAGAAGTGAGGTTGATACTAAAGTgcacattaaaagcaaaaacacactaTAGTCACTACATACATTAAGAAATActccaaaacatcaacacataggacaacatcaaaatatgaattttaTTGTGCCTCCCATTATAGTGTATTTTGATGTATGAAACtcaatattttaatgaatttttaatgttaaaaattagCAATAGCTAAACACTCTTTATGCAACACATTAGTTTCATACTCCGTATTGGAACTTTATTAAATTGcattgtccctatcaaataaaattaactcAAAATAGTCATAATATTCATGTTTGGTTTATCTGCTCATTTCAGTGTGTAAtttccaaaacaataacaaatactcATGATACAATTTTTCTACTTATATACATGTCCTCGAACAAACAGGAGCAGGACGAAGAAAAACTCCTAATACCTGCCCCTTTCCCACTAATAACAGAGGCTACTGTAGATAcatagatattttttctttataccttctttaaaaatgaataatattcGAGTTGCATTTGAAGTCATTATCCAGAGAATACCACAGTTTGACTCCATATACTGAAACAGACATCTGCTTTAAAGTAGTGTGAGCGTGCTGAGTCTTTTATttccaagtacatttacatatacaaggaatttgacgtggtgttttggtgcaaaacaattaacataaaaaatattgaatttaaatagtataagacataagataaaaatatagaagcagtCACAtgacaaataatgtttttaaatcaactgAATCTTAAGATTTCAACACATGAGCTCATTAACAGTTTGTTAGTATGTTCAAAACAGGGCTCAATGCTTTATATGCATAGGTTATGGGAATTAATCTGCGAGACATTTTTGCAATCACAGTAGTATCCTGTTTTATCTGTCCCTCCAGAGCTCCCACAGCAACATGTCTGGGAGGAGGAGGTTCCCCCTGACCAACAGAAGAGCTGTATTCAGGACTCCAGtctggaccaggaggacccagagcctccacagattaaagaggagcaggaggaggtctGCACCACTCAGGAGGGAGAGCGGCTTGCACTGAAGGAGGAGACTGATAGCTTCGTGTTTACTTATGAGGACAGTGACCAGAGTGAAGATCAGACTCTGTATTTGAATCCTGATAAAACTCAAAGTGCAGCAGAGAAGGAGTCTGTAGACATCATGCCGGTTATCAGCTCCGTGGTATCAGAGGCACAAAgtgaccagcagctcctctctcacAACCTCCAAGTAGCTGAGAGCCAAGAACATGAAGGAGGCAAGCATGGAGGCTCAGGATCAaccagaaatgcaaaaacaaagagaaaacgTCACAAAAGCAGAAGTCACAGTAACAATGACAACCCTAACTTGTCAGAGAATCACTGTAATACTCGCATGGGTAAAAAGCCAATCAAATGTGACACATGTGGAAGAGAGTTTCCCTTTAAGTCACATTTGGAGAGACACCTGAGAGTCCACACAGGTGAAAAGCCATTTTCATGCAAAATATGTGGGAAATATTTCTCATGTTCTAGTATCTTAAATGTCCACATGAGaacccacacaggtgagaagccgtATCCTTGCAACACCTGTGGGAAAATGTTCCGTAGCAAATCAGTTTTGGGC harbors:
- the LOC121964950 gene encoding zinc finger protein 391-like, which translates into the protein MSSVEYLREFVNERLAVTAEEIFGVFKQTIVEYEEEIDRQRRLLENVWKPEINVHRIELPQQHVWEEEVPPDQQKSCIQDSSLDQEDPEPPQIKEEQEEVCTTQEGERLALKEETDSFVFTYEDSDQSEDQTLYLNPDKTQSAAEKESVDIMPVISSVVSEAQSDQQLLSHNLQVAESQEHEGGKHGGSGSTRNAKTKRKRHKSRSHSNNDNPNLSENHCNTRMGKKPIKCDTCGREFPFKSHLERHLRVHTGEKPFSCKICGKYFSCSSILNVHMRTHTGEKPYPCNTCGKMFRSKSVLGHHMRTHTGEKPYSCETCGKIFRQTSSLNIHIRTHTGEKPYSCKTCGKAFKCSSNLNIHMRSHTGEKPYVCKTCGRGFCDISGLKKHIRIHTDEKPFVCTTCGKDFRISRELMVHMRRDHADEKPYVCETCGKRCSDASDFDNHMRTHTGT